The following are encoded together in the Candidatus Tumulicola sp. genome:
- a CDS encoding slipin family protein, producing MNNVPLIAVGCILFVLILFGLQMAYPWESAVVVRAGKFSRLAGPGLFFIVPVVESVVVWIDQRVQTSPFAAEKTLTKDTVPVDVDAVLFWIVWDAKKAALEVSSYRQAIQWTAQTALRDIIGTMTLAELLSNRQNVDASLQKTIDARSTPWGVTVNSVEIRDITIPDSLQDAMSRQAQAQRESEARVILGDAEKQIAHSFVEAAEQYKGNGVALHLRAMNMLYEGLKEKGAMIVVPSTAVETMGLGTITGLAAMTENSTPPGSFGGQVGQ from the coding sequence ATGAACAACGTCCCGCTAATCGCAGTTGGTTGTATCTTATTCGTGCTGATCTTATTCGGTTTACAAATGGCTTATCCGTGGGAGTCTGCGGTTGTCGTACGCGCAGGCAAGTTTAGCAGGCTCGCGGGGCCCGGGCTTTTCTTCATCGTGCCTGTCGTTGAGAGCGTCGTGGTCTGGATCGATCAACGCGTTCAGACATCGCCTTTTGCGGCTGAAAAAACGCTCACGAAGGACACGGTCCCCGTCGATGTCGACGCGGTACTTTTCTGGATCGTTTGGGACGCAAAGAAGGCGGCACTCGAGGTTAGTTCTTACCGACAGGCCATCCAATGGACGGCGCAAACGGCACTGCGAGATATCATTGGCACCATGACGCTCGCCGAGCTCCTTTCGAATCGCCAGAATGTCGATGCGTCACTGCAAAAGACTATTGACGCAAGGAGCACCCCATGGGGCGTAACGGTGAATTCGGTCGAGATCAGAGATATCACGATCCCGGATAGTCTGCAAGACGCGATGTCTCGTCAAGCGCAAGCCCAGCGCGAAAGCGAAGCGCGTGTCATCTTGGGAGACGCGGAGAAGCAAATCGCCCATTCCTTCGTCGAAGCCGCCGAGCAATATAAAGGCAACGGAGTGGCGCTTCATCTGCGTGCCATGAACATGCTCTACGAAGGGCTTAAGGAAAAGGGGGCCATGATCGTTGTTCCGAGTACCGCGGTGGAGACGATGGGGCTCGGAACTATTACTGGACTTGCGGCGATGACCGAGAATTCAACCCCGCCTGGAAGCTTCGGGGGGCAGGTTGGGCAATGA